In one Nocardioides luteus genomic region, the following are encoded:
- the sigJ gene encoding RNA polymerase sigma factor SigJ — MPDMDDLGEVMIERRRLIALAYRLLGTLEEAEDAVQETYLRWYRLTDDERAAIDNPSGWLSRVTSRVCLDVLKSARARRERYVGPWLPEPVRPGFLAAPEDPADRATLDDTVSTALLVVLDAMTPAERVAFVLHDIFAVPFGDIAGIVGRSPAAVRQLAASARRRVAEQRDDVAPLPEHDDVVRAFVSATAGGDLGRLVTLLDPSVTLRSDGGGRVSAALNPIEGPEKVARFLLGVLTKRPTWTIRTEPTADGLGFTLVEDGAHRGVANLRVAGGRVTDVWIVLNPDKLARWS; from the coding sequence ATGCCTGACATGGACGACCTGGGCGAGGTGATGATCGAGCGCCGTCGCCTGATCGCGCTCGCCTACCGACTGCTCGGCACGCTCGAGGAGGCCGAGGACGCGGTCCAGGAGACCTACCTGCGCTGGTACCGCCTCACCGACGACGAGCGGGCGGCGATCGACAACCCGTCGGGCTGGCTGAGCCGCGTCACCAGCAGGGTCTGCCTCGACGTACTCAAGTCGGCGAGAGCCCGCCGGGAGAGGTACGTCGGGCCCTGGCTCCCCGAGCCGGTCCGGCCGGGTTTCCTCGCCGCCCCCGAGGATCCGGCCGACCGAGCGACTCTCGACGACACGGTGAGCACGGCGCTGCTGGTCGTGCTCGACGCGATGACTCCGGCCGAGCGGGTGGCGTTCGTGCTCCACGACATCTTCGCGGTCCCGTTCGGCGACATCGCCGGCATCGTCGGCCGCTCCCCGGCCGCGGTTCGTCAACTGGCCGCCTCGGCCCGGCGCCGGGTCGCCGAGCAGCGCGACGACGTGGCCCCGCTGCCGGAGCACGACGACGTCGTCAGAGCTTTCGTCTCGGCCACCGCCGGCGGGGACCTCGGCCGACTGGTGACGCTGCTGGACCCCTCGGTCACGCTCCGTTCCGACGGCGGCGGCCGGGTCAGTGCAGCCCTCAACCCGATCGAGGGTCCGGAGAAGGTGGCTCGGTTCCTGCTGGGTGTGCTCACCAAGCGGCCGACCTGGACGATCCGCACGGAGCCCACCGCCGACGGCCTCGGGTTCACGCTCGTCGAGGACGGCGCTCACCGAGGTGTCGCGAACCTGCGGGTCGCCGGCGGCCGGGTCACCGACGTCTGGATCGTCCTCAACCCGGACAAGCTCGCCCGCTGGAGCTGA
- a CDS encoding S1 family peptidase codes for MRFERTTFRPRTVAALAAGVGLAASAAVAVPAAAADAEFSKAEVASVRSAVAEAAPVGSSWYTDPATNKIVVTVDETVSAAEIAEVKKAAAEKTSQGDEAVTVKHTKGEFTPLIGPGDAIYGGGSRCSLGFNVKVGGADYFLTAGHCTDAVSTWYANSSNTTLLGPTAGSSFPGNDYGIVRYDSSISKTGGFTAGTARVGQSVTRDGSTTGVHTGTVTAVNASVRYAEGTVSGLIQTNVCAEPGDSGGALYSGSTALGLTSGGSGNCTTGGTTFFQPVTEALSAYGATIY; via the coding sequence ATGAGGTTCGAACGCACCACTTTCCGTCCCCGCACCGTCGCCGCGCTCGCCGCGGGTGTGGGTCTCGCGGCCTCCGCCGCTGTCGCCGTCCCGGCAGCCGCCGCGGACGCCGAGTTCAGCAAGGCCGAGGTCGCATCGGTCAGGTCTGCCGTCGCCGAGGCCGCCCCGGTCGGCTCGTCGTGGTACACCGACCCGGCCACCAACAAGATCGTCGTCACCGTCGACGAGACCGTCTCCGCGGCTGAGATCGCCGAGGTCAAGAAGGCCGCCGCGGAGAAGACGAGCCAGGGCGACGAGGCCGTGACCGTCAAGCACACCAAGGGTGAGTTCACCCCGCTCATCGGCCCCGGCGACGCCATCTACGGCGGCGGCTCGCGGTGCTCGCTCGGCTTCAACGTCAAGGTCGGCGGCGCCGACTACTTCCTGACCGCGGGCCACTGCACCGACGCCGTCTCGACCTGGTACGCCAACTCGTCGAACACCACGCTGCTCGGCCCGACCGCGGGCTCGAGCTTCCCGGGCAACGACTACGGCATCGTCCGCTACGACTCGTCCATCTCCAAGACCGGCGGCTTCACCGCGGGCACCGCCCGGGTCGGCCAGAGCGTCACCCGTGACGGCTCGACCACCGGCGTCCACACCGGCACCGTGACGGCGGTCAACGCGAGCGTCCGTTACGCCGAGGGCACGGTCAGTGGTCTGATCCAGACCAACGTGTGCGCCGAGCCCGGCGACTCCGGCGGCGCGCTCTACTCCGGTTCGACCGCGCTGGGTCTGACCTCCGGTGGTTCCGGAAACTGCACCACCGGCGGCACGACCTTCTTCCAGCCGGTGACCGAGGCGCTCAGCGCGTACGGCGCCACGATCTACTGA
- a CDS encoding S1 family peptidase has protein sequence MPAVAAPPEERPSARALAAVHSAVDSAVNRSALSGIAWYTDEATGKVVVTADSTVPASALSRLTDAVGVDADAITLKRAKGEFKPFVGAGDAIYGSGYRCSVGFNVRSGGTHYFLTAGHCADDVETWYTNSGETTRIGPTVKASFPGNDYALVRYANTSLTHAGGYSVGDAHVGQRVTRDGSSTGVHSGRVEALDVSVRYRGSGTVRGMIQTDICAESGDSGGPLYAGSTALGITSGGTGDCSSGGTTFYQPVREAVRAYDVNVY, from the coding sequence ATGCCGGCGGTCGCCGCCCCACCGGAGGAGAGGCCCAGCGCGAGGGCGCTCGCCGCGGTCCACTCCGCGGTGGACTCGGCCGTCAACCGGTCGGCGCTCTCCGGCATCGCGTGGTACACCGACGAGGCCACCGGCAAGGTGGTCGTCACGGCCGACTCCACCGTGCCCGCGTCCGCGCTGAGCAGGCTGACCGATGCCGTCGGGGTCGACGCCGACGCGATCACCCTCAAGCGTGCCAAGGGCGAGTTCAAGCCGTTCGTCGGCGCCGGCGACGCGATCTACGGCTCGGGCTACCGATGCTCGGTGGGCTTCAACGTACGCAGCGGCGGCACCCACTACTTCCTCACCGCCGGTCACTGCGCCGACGACGTCGAGACGTGGTACACGAACTCCGGCGAGACCACCCGGATCGGACCGACGGTCAAGGCGAGCTTCCCGGGCAACGACTACGCGCTGGTGCGCTACGCGAACACCTCGCTGACCCACGCGGGCGGCTACAGCGTCGGTGACGCCCACGTCGGCCAGAGGGTGACCCGCGACGGCTCGTCCACCGGCGTCCACTCCGGGCGCGTCGAGGCGCTCGACGTCTCGGTCCGCTACCGCGGCTCCGGCACCGTGCGCGGCATGATCCAGACCGACATCTGCGCCGAGTCGGGAGACTCCGGTGGCCCGCTCTACGCCGGTTCGACCGCCCTCGGGATCACCTCGGGCGGCACCGGCGACTGCTCCTCGGGCGGGACCACCTTCTACCAGCCCGTTCGCGAGGCCGTCCGCGCCTACGACGTCAACGTCTACTGA
- a CDS encoding carboxymuconolactone decarboxylase family protein, producing MLANVNVTKLFPAAYKAQMAVEEAVEEAITVAGVDRLTVDLVKLRASQINGCAFCLRMHTQDALKNGETTDRLALVAAWWESQYFTPEEQAALTIAEQITRIGDLHTAAAPKVDVESILDAKQIAAITWVAIAINAWNRIAISSHYPVAP from the coding sequence ATGCTCGCCAACGTCAACGTGACCAAGCTGTTCCCCGCTGCGTACAAGGCCCAGATGGCCGTCGAGGAGGCGGTCGAGGAGGCCATCACCGTCGCCGGCGTCGACCGGCTCACCGTCGACCTCGTCAAGCTCCGCGCCTCGCAGATCAACGGCTGCGCCTTCTGCCTGCGGATGCACACCCAGGACGCCCTCAAGAACGGCGAGACCACCGACCGCCTCGCCCTCGTCGCCGCCTGGTGGGAGTCGCAGTACTTCACCCCCGAGGAGCAGGCCGCGCTCACCATCGCCGAGCAGATCACCCGCATCGGCGACCTGCACACCGCCGCCGCCCCGAAGGTCGACGTCGAGAGCATCCTCGACGCCAAGCAGATCGCCGCCATCACCTGGGTCGCGATCGCCATCAACGCCTGGAACCGCATCGCGATCTCCAGCCACTACCCCGTCGCCCCCTGA
- a CDS encoding IclR family transcriptional regulator: protein MDKPLKTRPPYAITSVDHALKLAAILQLEGRLTVSEAAARLDVARSTAHRLLAMLVYRDFAVQDEDKVYRAGPVLELAAHSRSTASRLRQVALPHLQRLVDLLGESANVAVRAGDTCRFIASVESPQSLKVGSREGMVFPAHRTTAGLLLLAQISEDELTSLYSRERYADHLADRPDLDALRTELERVRRNGFAFNDGRSERGVVAVGVPVRGAGGDVVAGMSISMPSVRYDKEALPTVVATLMSGAAALERDLSQG, encoded by the coding sequence ATGGACAAGCCGCTGAAGACACGGCCCCCGTACGCGATCACCAGCGTGGACCACGCGCTCAAGCTGGCGGCGATCCTTCAGCTCGAAGGCCGCCTGACCGTCTCGGAGGCAGCGGCTCGGCTCGACGTCGCTCGCTCCACCGCCCACCGGCTGCTCGCGATGCTGGTCTACCGCGACTTCGCGGTCCAGGACGAGGACAAGGTCTACCGGGCCGGCCCGGTGCTGGAGCTGGCCGCCCACTCGCGCTCGACCGCCTCCCGGCTCCGCCAGGTGGCGCTGCCGCACCTGCAGCGCCTGGTCGACCTGCTCGGCGAGTCCGCCAACGTCGCCGTGCGCGCGGGGGACACCTGCCGGTTCATCGCCTCGGTCGAGTCGCCGCAGTCGCTCAAGGTCGGCTCCCGCGAGGGCATGGTCTTCCCCGCCCACCGCACCACCGCGGGCCTGCTGCTGCTGGCCCAGATCTCCGAGGACGAGCTCACCTCGCTCTACAGCCGGGAGAGGTACGCCGACCACCTGGCCGATCGCCCGGACCTCGACGCGCTGCGCACCGAGCTGGAGCGCGTACGCCGCAACGGCTTCGCCTTCAACGACGGCCGCTCCGAGCGGGGTGTGGTCGCCGTCGGCGTCCCCGTCCGTGGCGCCGGTGGCGACGTCGTCGCCGGGATGTCGATCTCTATGCCCAGCGTCCGCTACGACAAGGAGGCCCTGCCGACCGTCGTCGCGACCCTGATGTCCGGCGCGGCGGCTCTGGAGCGTGACCTGAGTCAAGGGTGA
- a CDS encoding maleylpyruvate isomerase family mycothiol-dependent enzyme: protein MSILIGTTPTRTFDDSRRWATEGTALLTGALDGLALADYDGDSQLPGWTRKHLLGHVAANAEALGNLVSWAETGVEKRMYASTEQRNADIEAAATRPAEELREWYLRAAGELDAAMDRLTAEQWEHEVITAQLVPRKASDIPWMRAREVFIHAVDLGVGITFADLPEDFLLALADEIRTKRGLSDEDLRGVAGPLPEVAAWLAGRPHGLIEAPELGPWL, encoded by the coding sequence ATGTCCATCCTCATCGGCACCACCCCCACGCGTACGTTCGACGACTCGCGCCGCTGGGCCACCGAAGGCACGGCCCTGCTGACCGGCGCCCTCGACGGCCTCGCCCTCGCCGACTACGACGGCGACTCGCAGCTGCCCGGCTGGACGCGGAAGCATCTGCTCGGCCACGTCGCCGCCAACGCCGAGGCTCTCGGCAACCTGGTCTCGTGGGCGGAGACGGGCGTGGAGAAGCGGATGTACGCCTCCACCGAACAGCGCAACGCCGACATCGAGGCCGCTGCGACGCGTCCGGCCGAGGAGCTCCGCGAGTGGTATCTTCGCGCGGCCGGCGAGCTCGACGCGGCCATGGACCGGCTGACCGCAGAGCAGTGGGAGCACGAGGTGATCACCGCGCAGCTCGTCCCCCGCAAGGCCAGCGACATCCCGTGGATGCGCGCTCGTGAGGTCTTCATCCACGCCGTCGACCTCGGTGTCGGGATCACCTTCGCGGACCTGCCCGAGGACTTCCTGCTCGCCCTCGCCGACGAGATCCGTACGAAGCGGGGGCTCTCCGACGAGGACCTGCGCGGCGTCGCCGGTCCGCTCCCCGAGGTCGCAGCCTGGCTCGCCGGGCGGCCGCACGGCCTCATCGAGGCGCCGGAGCTCGGGCCCTGGCTGTGA